In a single window of the Aerosakkonema funiforme FACHB-1375 genome:
- the tuf gene encoding elongation factor Tu — MARAKFERNKPHVNIGTIGHVDHGKTTLTAAITMTLAALGRAKARKYDEIDAAPEEKARGITINTAHVEYETENRHYAHVDCPGHADYVKNMITGAAQMDGAILVVSAADGPMPQTREHILLAKQVGVPNIVVFLNKKDMVDDEELLELVELEVRELLSSYDFPGDDIPIVAGSALLALETMTKNPATKKGDNEWVDKIYALMDAVDSYVPTPEREIDKPFLMAVEDVFSISGRGTVATGRIERGKVKVGETVELVGIKNTRSTTVTGVEMFQKTLDEGMAGDNVGLLLRGLKKEDVERGMVLAKPGSITPHTQFESEVYVLTEKEGGRKTPFFAGYRPQFYVRTTDVTGTIKAFTADDGSSAEMVMPGDRVKMTVELINAIAIEQGMRFAIREGGRTIGAGVVSKILK, encoded by the coding sequence TTACAATGACCCTAGCAGCGCTGGGTCGTGCAAAAGCCAGGAAATACGATGAGATTGATGCCGCGCCGGAAGAAAAAGCGCGGGGCATCACCATCAATACCGCTCACGTTGAGTACGAAACCGAAAATCGGCACTATGCCCACGTAGACTGTCCGGGACACGCTGACTACGTTAAAAATATGATCACCGGTGCGGCTCAAATGGATGGAGCTATCCTGGTGGTGTCAGCCGCTGATGGCCCGATGCCGCAGACGCGGGAGCATATTCTACTAGCTAAGCAGGTAGGCGTACCCAACATCGTCGTCTTCTTAAATAAGAAAGATATGGTTGACGATGAGGAACTGTTGGAACTGGTAGAACTGGAAGTCCGCGAACTTCTAAGCTCATACGACTTCCCTGGTGACGATATTCCCATCGTGGCAGGTTCCGCACTGCTAGCCTTGGAGACGATGACCAAGAACCCTGCAACGAAGAAGGGTGACAATGAGTGGGTTGATAAAATCTACGCACTCATGGATGCGGTAGACTCCTACGTTCCCACACCAGAACGGGAAATTGACAAGCCTTTCTTGATGGCAGTAGAAGACGTGTTCTCGATCAGCGGTCGCGGTACTGTGGCGACAGGCCGGATCGAACGCGGTAAGGTTAAGGTGGGCGAAACAGTCGAACTGGTTGGGATCAAAAACACTCGCAGCACAACCGTTACGGGTGTGGAAATGTTCCAAAAAACCCTTGACGAAGGGATGGCTGGTGATAACGTAGGGCTGCTGCTGCGCGGTCTGAAGAAGGAAGATGTGGAACGGGGTATGGTGCTGGCAAAGCCCGGTTCGATTACTCCTCACACTCAGTTTGAGTCGGAAGTGTATGTGCTGACGGAAAAAGAAGGCGGTCGCAAAACACCGTTCTTCGCAGGCTACCGTCCTCAGTTCTACGTGCGGACAACCGATGTAACCGGTACCATCAAAGCTTTCACCGCTGATGATGGTAGCTCCGCTGAAATGGTGATGCCGGGAGACCGGGTGAAAATGACGGTGGAACTGATCAACGCGATCGCGATCGAACAAGGTATGCGCTTCGCTATTCGCGAAGGCGGTCGCACCATCGGTGCAGGTGTCGTTTCTAAAATCCTCAAGTAG
- the rpsJ gene encoding 30S ribosomal protein S10 gives MATLQQQKIRIRLKAFDRRLLDTSCEKIVDTANRTQATAIGPIPLPTRRKIYCLLRSPHVDKDSREHFETRTHRRIIDIYQPSSKTIDALMKLDLPAGVDIEVKL, from the coding sequence ATGGCCACACTTCAGCAGCAAAAAATTCGTATTCGTCTTAAAGCTTTCGATCGCCGCCTCCTCGATACCTCTTGCGAGAAGATTGTCGATACAGCAAATCGTACTCAAGCTACTGCGATCGGTCCGATTCCCTTACCAACGCGGCGGAAAATCTATTGTCTGTTGCGTTCGCCTCACGTAGATAAAGATTCGCGGGAACATTTTGAAACTCGCACTCACCGCCGAATTATCGATATTTATCAACCTTCCTCCAAGACTATTGATGCCTTGATGAAACTTGATTTGCCCGCAGGTGTAGATATTGAAGTAAAACTTTAA